The following nucleotide sequence is from Vicinamibacterales bacterium.
GCCGATGCCGGCATCATCCCGGCGGCGGCGGCGCGCGCGATCCGTGAGCGGGGAGCCTTCGACGTGGCGCGCATCGAGGAAATCGAAGCGAAGACGCGCCACGACGTCATCGCCTTCACGACGGCGGTGGCCGAGCACGTGGGCGAGGAGGCGCGCTGGCTCCATTTCGGCCTGACCTCGTCGGACGTCATCGACACCGCGCAGGCGCTCCAGATGCGCGAAGCGTGCGACCTGGTGCTCGAAGGGATGGCAACACTGAGCGACGCCGTCCGGGCGCGCGCGGAGGAGCACCGCCGAACGCCGATGATCGGCCGCACCCACGGCGTCCACGCCGAGCCGATGACCTTCGGCTTGAAACTGGCCCTGTGGTACGCGGAGCTGCAGCGGGACGTCGAGCGCGTGCGTCGGGCGCGGGCCGGCATCAGCGTCGGCAAGATCTCCGGCGCGGTCGGCACGTTCGCGCACCTCGACCCGGCGATCGAGGTTTCGGTGTGTGCGAAGCTCGGGCTCGACCCGGCGCCCGTCTCCTCTCAGATCATCCAGCGCGACCGTCACGCGGAACTCCTGTCGTCGCTGGCCATCACCGCGGCGTCGCTGGAGAAGTTCGCCCTCGAGATCCGCGGCCTGCAGAAGACCGAGATCGGCGAGGTCGAAGAGCCGTTCGAGACCGGGCAGAAGGGTTCGTCCGCCATGCCGCACAAGCGAAACCCGATCGGGTGCGAGCAGGTGGTCGGCCTGGCGCGGCTGCTTCGCGGCAATGCGATGGCGGCGATGGAGAACATCGCGCTCTGGCACGAGCGGGACATCTCGCACTCGTCGGTCGAACGCGTAATCCTGCCCGACAGCTTCATCGCGCTCGACCACGTGCTCCGCCGCTTCGCGAAAATCGTGCGCAACATGGTGGTCCACCCGGAGCGGATGCGCGAGAATCTGGAGCGGTCGCGCGGTGTCGTCTTCTCCGGAACGGTCCTGCTGGAACTCGCACGCCGGGGTGTGGCGCGGGAGCAGGCCTACGAGTGGGTGCAGCGGAACGCGATGCGCTCGTTCGAGGAACAACGGGCCTTCAAGCCGCTCCTGCTCGAGGATGTCGAGGTTGGCCGCGTCCTGTCGGCTGCGGACATCGAGCGTGCGTTCGATCTCGATGTCCACCTGCGGCACGTCGATCGCATCCTCGATCGGGTGTTTCAGACCATCACCACCTGACGGGCCCGGTCGGGAGGACCCCAGAATGGGCGAGGCCGCCCGCGTTGGCACGGACACTCGGAGTGGCACGGGCGTTCCGCCCGAGCGGGCGGCGCTTCGGCGGCCCACGGAGGTTTGCTCATGGTCGTGCGCATCATTCTCTTTGCGTTGCGTCCGGATCTCTCCGACTACGACAGTCGAATCCTCCTGGCGACGATCAACGGGACGGTGAAGAGCGTGCCAGGGATCCTCAGCTTCAATGTCGGCAGGCGACTGGAGACCGACGGCACCTACCGCCTGGGAGGCACCCTCGAGGCAGCCCCAGGGCCCGACTACGATTACGCGGCGGTCTTCCAGTTCGAGGACAAGAAGGCGTTGCAGAACTACCTGCACCACCCGGCGCAACACGAGTTGAAGACGCGCTTTGTCGCCGCCGTCACGGCAGCGACGACGGCGGATTTCGAGATGTGACACGGGCCTGATGATGTTCGACAAGCTCCACGAAGAATGCGGCGTGTTCGGGATCTGCGGCCATCCGGAAGCGTCGAAGATGGCCTACCTGGGCCTCTACGCCCTCCAGCACCGCGGCCAGGAGAGCGCCGGCATCGCGGCGTCGGATGGCCAGCGGATGATCGCGTACCGCGCGATGGGCCACGTGGCCGACGTGTTCACCGAGGGCGAGTTGGCCCGCCTGGCGGGCAGCCTGGCGGTGGGCCACGTGCGGTACTCGACCGCCGGGGCCAGCAAGCTCGTCAACGCCCAGCCGATCCTGATCGACTGCCAGCACGGCCAGATCGCGCTCTGCCACAACGGGAACCTCGTCAACGCGAGCGAACTGCGCGACGACCTGGTGCGCGACGGCGCGATCTTCCAGACGAGCAGCGATTCCGAGGTGGTGCTGCACCTGTACGCCCGGTCGAGGGCCGGTTCGGTCGAGGAGGCGATCATCGAAGCGCTGGCGCAGATCCGGGGCGCGTTCTCGCTCGTCCTCGCGACCAAGGACTGCCTCATCGCGGTCCGCGACCCGCACGGGTTCCGACCGCTGGCGATGGGCCGCCTCGGCGATGCCACGGTCATCGCCTCCGAGACGTGCGCGATGGATCTCATCAGCGCGACCTGGGAGCGGGACGTCGAGCCCGGCGAGATCGTCATCGTGTCGTCCGCCGGTGTCCGGTCGATCAAGCCGTTTCCGCCGGCGCCCCGCTGCCACTGCATCTTCGAGCACGTCTACTTTGCCCGTCCCGACAGCTACGTGTTCGGTGAGAGCGTCAATTCCGTCCGCACGGAGTTCGGCCGATTGCTCGCGCGCGAGGCCCCCGTGCCTGCGGACGTCGTGGTCCCTGTGCCGGATTCCGGCGTATGCGCGGCCACGGGCTACGCGGAGGAGGCGGGCTTGCCGCTGCGGATGGGGCTCATCAGGAACCACTACGTGGGCCGCACGTTCATCGAGCCGCAGCAGTCGATCCGCCACTTCGGCGTGAAGGTGAAGCTGAATCCGGTTCGCAGCATCCTCGACGGGCAGCGCGTCGTGCTCGTCGACGACTCGATCGTGCGCGGGACGACGTCGCGGAAGATCGTCCGGATGATCAAGGCGGCAGGCGCCCGGGAAGTGCACGTGCGCATCAGTTGCCCGCCCACGATCTCCCCGTGCTTCTACGGGGTGGACACTCCGCGGCGTTCCGAGTTGATTGCGGCCACGCACACGCTCGAAGAGATCCGGAAATACCTCGAGGCCGATTCGCTCCAGTACCTCAGCCTCGAAGGGCTGCTCTCGGCCGTCAACTCGCACCGGACCAGCTACTGCACGTCGTGTTACACGGGGCACTACCCGCTCCCGTTCCCGAAGGACCAGGCATCGCAGGTGCAGTTGCCGCTTCGCCTCGTGGAGCGCCCGTAGCGGCGGTCGGAGGACCTCGATGGACTACAAGACCTCCGGCGTGGACATCGACGCCGGCCTCGAAACGGTTCGGCGCATCAAGGGCCTGGCCCGCGCGACCTTCACGCCCGGCGTGCTGTCGGAGATCGGCTCGTTCGGCGGCCTGTTCCGCGTGGAGCCTGGGCGGTTCGCCGACCCCGTGCTCGTGGCGAGCGCCGACGGCGTGGGCACGAAGCTCAAGGTCGCCTTCATGGCGAACCGCCACGACACAGTGGGCGAGGACCTCGTCAACCACTGCGTCAACGACATCCTGGTCCAGGGCGCACGGCCGCTGTTCTTCCTGGACTACCTGGCCACGGGCTGCCTGGCCCCCGACGTGGCCGAGCAGATCGTCGCCGGGATCGCGCGCGGCTGCCGCGCCAACGGCTGTGCCCTGCTCGGGGGTGAGACGGCGGAGATGCCGGGTTTCTACGCGGCCGGCGAATACGACCTCGCGGGCTTCATCGTCGGCGCTGTCGATCGGGCGAAGGTGGTCGACGGGTCGGCGCTCGCGGCCGGCGACGTCCTGATCGGACTCGCGTCGACCGGCCTCC
It contains:
- the purB gene encoding adenylosuccinate lyase; this translates as MIARYTGVAMGRIWSEQRRFETWLQVEIAAAEAMADAGIIPAAAARAIRERGAFDVARIEEIEAKTRHDVIAFTTAVAEHVGEEARWLHFGLTSSDVIDTAQALQMREACDLVLEGMATLSDAVRARAEEHRRTPMIGRTHGVHAEPMTFGLKLALWYAELQRDVERVRRARAGISVGKISGAVGTFAHLDPAIEVSVCAKLGLDPAPVSSQIIQRDRHAELLSSLAITAASLEKFALEIRGLQKTEIGEVEEPFETGQKGSSAMPHKRNPIGCEQVVGLARLLRGNAMAAMENIALWHERDISHSSVERVILPDSFIALDHVLRRFAKIVRNMVVHPERMRENLERSRGVVFSGTVLLELARRGVAREQAYEWVQRNAMRSFEEQRAFKPLLLEDVEVGRVLSAADIERAFDLDVHLRHVDRILDRVFQTITT
- a CDS encoding Dabb family protein encodes the protein MVVRIILFALRPDLSDYDSRILLATINGTVKSVPGILSFNVGRRLETDGTYRLGGTLEAAPGPDYDYAAVFQFEDKKALQNYLHHPAQHELKTRFVAAVTAATTADFEM
- the purF gene encoding amidophosphoribosyltransferase; translated protein: MMFDKLHEECGVFGICGHPEASKMAYLGLYALQHRGQESAGIAASDGQRMIAYRAMGHVADVFTEGELARLAGSLAVGHVRYSTAGASKLVNAQPILIDCQHGQIALCHNGNLVNASELRDDLVRDGAIFQTSSDSEVVLHLYARSRAGSVEEAIIEALAQIRGAFSLVLATKDCLIAVRDPHGFRPLAMGRLGDATVIASETCAMDLISATWERDVEPGEIVIVSSAGVRSIKPFPPAPRCHCIFEHVYFARPDSYVFGESVNSVRTEFGRLLAREAPVPADVVVPVPDSGVCAATGYAEEAGLPLRMGLIRNHYVGRTFIEPQQSIRHFGVKVKLNPVRSILDGQRVVLVDDSIVRGTTSRKIVRMIKAAGAREVHVRISCPPTISPCFYGVDTPRRSELIAATHTLEEIRKYLEADSLQYLSLEGLLSAVNSHRTSYCTSCYTGHYPLPFPKDQASQVQLPLRLVERP
- the purM gene encoding phosphoribosylformylglycinamidine cyclo-ligase; amino-acid sequence: MDYKTSGVDIDAGLETVRRIKGLARATFTPGVLSEIGSFGGLFRVEPGRFADPVLVASADGVGTKLKVAFMANRHDTVGEDLVNHCVNDILVQGARPLFFLDYLATGCLAPDVAEQIVAGIARGCRANGCALLGGETAEMPGFYAAGEYDLAGFIVGAVDRAKVVDGSALAAGDVLIGLASTGLHTNGYSLARRIVFDILGLGVDSVVAELGTTIGEALLAVHRSYLRVIEPLLDEDDLVRGLAHITGGGITDNLPRIFPAGVGGVIDRRAWDVPPLFEFLGKAGQVPADDMYRSFNMGIGLIVACRAQDADRLLAALRASGEQPRVIGELVRGDRLVRYR